One window of Parambassis ranga chromosome 3, fParRan2.1, whole genome shotgun sequence genomic DNA carries:
- the vps33b gene encoding vacuolar protein sorting-associated protein 33B has translation MAHSARRDSPELPDFSLLKRLARDQLIYLLEQLPGKKDLFIEADLMSPLDRIANVSTLKQHEVDKLYKVEHKPIVSTSDQLCFLIRPRIQTVKWICDVANADKAAGKFRRYKLIFTPQKFYACDAVLEEQGIIGDVTTDEWAFYLLPLDDDIISLELPEFFRDNFLAGDQRWVRTAGSALHLLHSLYGPFSKVYGIGRCSKMAYESWREQVEEGEQKARQAEIGNVFLIDRDVDYVTPLCSQVVYEGLVDDIFRIKCGCVEFGADVTSSDKSVKVMLNSQDKVFSEIRNEHFSNVFGFLSQKARNLQTAYDKRRGMDIKQMKTFVSEELKGLKQEHRLLSLHIGACESIMKKKTKQDFQELLKTEHSLLEGFETRECISYIEEHINRQVSMIESLRLLCLLSITENGLLPKDYRSLKAQYLQSYGVDHLLTFSNLRQLGLLVEQQPGETLTVMESKVGKLVNDKAAGKLTDAFSSLAKKSNFRALSRKLNLVPKSDEEYDLRVPRDMAYIFSGAYVPLSCKLIEQVLERDGWSGLEEVTRLLNGHEFAVTGNNGADLRAKSDAKRIVLVMFLGGCTFSEISALRFLGKEKGYKFIVVATSITNSSRLMEALLDNHV, from the exons ATGGCTCACAGTGCCAGGAGAGATTCACCGGAGCTCCCGGACTTCTCTCTGCTGAAGAGGCTGGCCCGAGATCAGCTCATCTACCTGCTGGAACAG CTGCCGGGAAAGAAGGACCTCTTCATTGAGGCAGACTTGATGAGCCCACTGGATCGTATCGCTAATGTATCAACACTAAAG CAACATGAAGTTGACAAACTCTACAAAGTGGAACACAAACCTATTGTCAGCACCTCAGATCA ACTCTGTTTTCTGATCCGGCCCAGAATACAAACTGTGAAGTGGATTTGTG ATGTGGCCAATGCTGACAAGGCAGCGGGGAAGTTTAGAAGATACAAGCTCATTTTCACACCTCAGAAG TTCTACGCCTGCGACgcggtgctggaggagcaggggATCATTGGCG ATGTGACGACTGACGAATGGGCTTTCTACCTCCTTCCActtgatgatgacatcatcagtctGGAGCTGCCGGAGTTCTTTCGAGACAACTTTCTG GCAGGAGACCAGCGCTGGGTGAGGACCGCCGGCAGCgctctgcacctcctccactCCCTGTACGGCCCCTTCTCAAAGGTCTACGGGATTGGACGGTGTTCCAAGATGGCGTATGAGTCGTGGcgggagcaggtggaggagggggaacaAAAAGCTCGTCAAGCTGAAATAGGGAATGTGTTTCTTATTGACAGAG ATGTGGACTACGTCACTCCTCTCTGCTCACAAGTCGTCTATGAAGGACTTGTGGATGATATATTTAGAATCAAATGTG GGTGTGTGGAGTTCGGAGCAGACGTTACCTCCTCTGACAAGAGTGTGAAAGTCATGCTGAACTCTCAGGATAAG GTCTTCAGTGAGATCAGAAACGAGCATTTCTCCAACGTCTTTGGCTTTTTGAGTCAGAAGGCCAGAAACCTCCAGACTGCATATGAC AAGCGTCGGGGGATGGACATTAAGCAGATGAAGACGTTCGTGTCAGAGGAGCTGAAAGGGTTAAAGCAGGAACATCGGCTGCTTAGCCTGC ACATCGGCGCGTGTGAATcgataatgaagaagaaaacgAAGCAGGACTTTCAGGAGCTGCTGAAGACGGAACACT CGTTACTTGAAGGATTTGAAACCCGTGAATGCATTTCTTACATAGAGGAGCACATCAACAGACAG gTGTCCATGATAGAAAGTCTGAGGCTGCTCTGCCTTCTGTCCATCACAGAAAACG GACTCCTGCCAAAAGATTACCGCTCATTAAAGGCACAGTATCTGCAG AGCTACGGAGTGGACCACCTGCTCACGTTTTCCAACCTGAGGCAGCTGGGTCTGCTggtggagcagcagccaggGGAGACGCTCACTGTCATGGAGAGCAAAGTGGGCAAACTGGTCAACGACAAAGCTGCAG gaaaactgACAGATGCGTTTTCATCTCTGGCCAAGAAGAGTAATTTCAGAGCTCTGAGCAGGAAGCTTAACTTG GTGCCAAAGTCAGATGAAGAGTATGACCTGCGTGTGCCCAGAGACATGGCTTACATCTTCAGCGGCGCCTACGTCCCGCTGAGCTGCAAACTCATCGAGCAG GTGTTGGAGCGGGACGGGTGGTCGGGGCTGGAGGAAGTCACACGGCTGCTGAACGGGCATGAATTCGCTGTTACAG GCAACAACGGGGCCGATTTAAGAGCAAAGAGCGACGCTAAGCGCATCGTCCTGGTCATGTTCCTCGGTGGATGCACCTTCTCTGAGATTTCAGCGCTCCGCTTCCTCGGCAAAGAGAAAG GTTATAAATTCATTGTGGTTGCAACTTCGATCACAAACAGTTCCAGGTTGATGGAGGCTTTGCTGGACAACCACGTATGA
- the LOC114433594 gene encoding protein regulator of cytokinesis 1-like, which yields MQRLKALMDQDQDQDLCDILCSIPYGIAADSVPSLQQLETFGQHIANQNAEKAKRYAEFMDLKKQIIVCMGELDHTPETSFEKDVVCEDEESFCLSRDNITSLKLLLCQQCCH from the exons ATGCAGCGGCTGAAGGCTCTGatggaccaggaccaggaccaggacctgTGTGACATCCTGTGCTCCATCCCGTACGGCATCGCTGCAGACTCCGTCCCCTCACTGCAACAGCTGGAGACCTTTGGGCAGCACATAGCCAACCAGAATGCAGAGAAG GCGAAGCGCTACGCTGAGTTCATGGACCTCAAAAAGCAGATCATCGTGTGCATGGGTGAGCTGGACCACACACCTGAGACCAGCTTCGAGAAGGACGTCGTCTGTGAGGACGAGGAGTCTTTTTGTCTGTCCAGAGACAACATCACATCACtcaaactgctgctgtgtcaacaATGCTGTCACTAG
- the hypk gene encoding huntingtin-interacting protein K has protein sequence MKRLLGQQQLLSGPGTIPPAADDPAHLPKVSDVSCLPVLLRIPSATCRNPPFCSGLTGANMAAEGDVDLDLEAEENCTGKPAEKPRKHDSGAADLERVTDYAEEKEISSSDLETAMSVIGDRRSREQKAKQEREKELAKVTIKKEDVELIMSEMEISRAVAERSLREHMGNVVEALVALTN, from the exons ATGAAGAGGTTGTtgggacagcagcagctcctctccgGCCCCGGCACCATCCCTCCGGCCGCTGACGACCCCGCACATCTCCCGAAGG TTTCGGATGTATCCTGTCTTCCGGTACTACTCCGTATTCCCTCCGCCACATGTCGGAACCCTCCTTTTTGTTCCGGCCTTACGGGAGCAAACATGGCGGCGGAGGGGGACGTCGATTTGGACCTGGAAGCCGAGGAAAACTGTACTGGAAAACCGGCAGAAAAGCCTCGCAAACATGACAGCGGAGCCGCGGACCTGGAGCGAGTCACGGACTACGCGGAGGAGAAGGAAATCTCCAGCTCCGATCTAGAAACG gctaTGTCGGTGATCGGAGACAGACGGTCAAGAGAACAGAAAGCCAAGCAGGAGAG AGAAAAGGAGTTGGCCAAAGTCACCATCAAGAAAGAGGATGTGGAGCTGATT ATGTCAGAGATGGAGATCTCGAGGGCCGTGGCGGAGCGCAGTCTGAGGGAGCACATGGGGAACGTGGTGGAGGCGCTGGTGGCTCTGACCAACTGA
- the hddc3 gene encoding guanosine-3',5'-bis(diphosphate) 3'-pyrophosphohydrolase MESH1, producing MNSDATLLLETVHFAAEKHRNQRRKDPEGTPYINHPVGVARILSHEGGVSDVEVLQAALLHDTVEDTDTTPAELEAKFGPVVARIVQEVTDDKSLPKQERKRQQVEHAPHCSRQAKLVKLADKLYNLRDLNRCTPVGWTAERVQEYFVWASEVVKGLRGTNSALEQKLEELFKQRGVQL from the exons ATGAATTCAGACGCGACTCTGTTGTTAGAGACGGTTCATTTCGCCGCAGAAAAACATCGCAACCAGCGACGTAAAGATCCAGAAGGAACGCCGTACATTAATCACCCCGTCG gcGTAGCAAGAATCCTCAGCCATGAAGGAGGAGTCTCAGACGTCGAGGTTTTGCAA GCCGCTCTGCTTCATGACACCGTGGAGGACACGGACACCACACCCGCGGAACTGGAAGCCAAGTTTGGGCCAGTCGTGGCTCGTATCGTTCAAGAGGTGACAGATGATAAGAGCCTGCCCAAGCAGGAGCGGAAGCGCCAGCAGGTGGAGCACGCGCCTCACTGCAGCCGCCAAGCCAAACTGGTTAAACTGGCTGATAAACTCTACAATCTGAGAGACCTGAACCGCTGCACGCCTGTCG GTTGGACAGCTGAGCGGGTCCAGGAGTACTTTGTTTGGGCCTCTGAGGTCGTCAAAGGTCTGAGAGGAACAAACTCAGCTCTGGAGCAGAAGCTGGAGGAACTCTTCAAACAGAGAGGAGTCCAGCTTTGA
- the mfap1 gene encoding microfibrillar-associated protein 1 — MSSHDAMKLPPIQSTAGAVPVRNEKGELSMEKVKVKRYVSGKRPDYAPMESSDEEEEDFQFVKKGKEMEAEVELEEEDVSDPRLKRLLNRVSEDAEERLARHRQITEPEVVAENSEDSDEGTWHPEHEESSEDEEEEEEEVDDEEIERRRAMMRQRALDRKNEEMEVMEVEEEGKSGEESESESEYEEYTDSEDEAEPRLKPVFIRKKDRVTVADREAEEQKQRELEAEAKKQAEERRRYTLKIVEEEAKKEFEENRRTLAALEALDTDGENEEEEYEAWKVRELKRIKRDREARETMEREKAEIDRFHSLTEEERRAELRNNSKVVTNKAAKGKYKFLQKYYHRGAFFMDEEDDVYKRDFSAPTLEDHFNKTILPKVMQVKNFGRSGRTKYTHLVDQDTTSFDSAWAQETAQNTKFFKQKAAGVRDVFDRPSMNKRKT, encoded by the exons ATGTCTAGTCACGACGCCATGAAGCTGCCTCCGATCCAGTCCACGGCCGGAGCCGTGCCGGTCCGGAACGAGAAAG GCGAGCTCTCCATGGAGAAGGTGAAGGTGAAGAGGTATGTGTCTGGTAAACGTCCAGACTATGCACCAATGGAGTCATcagacgaggaagaggaagacttCCAGTTTGtaaagaaaggaaaggaaatggAGGCcgaggtggagctggaggaagaggacgtCTCTGACCCACGTCTCAAACGTTTGCTTAACCGTGTCTCTGAGGATGCTGAAGAGAG ACTTGCGAGACACAGGCAGATCACCGAGCCTGAAGTTGTGGCCGAGAACAGCGAGGACTCGGATGAAGGCACGTGGCACCCAGAGCATGAGGAGAGtagtgaggatgaggaagaggaagaagaggaagtggaTGATGAG GAAATTGAGAGGAGGCGAGCGATGATGCGTCAGCGGGCCCTGGATCGGAAGAATGAGGAGATGGAGGttatggaggtggaggaggaaggaaagtcAGGGGAGGAGTCGGAGTCAGAGTCTGAGTATGAAGAATACACAGACAGTGAGGATGAGGCGGAGCCACGCCTGAAACCCGTCTTCATTCGCAA GAAGGACAGAGTCACCGTGGCTGATCGtgaagcagaggagcagaagcagagagagctAGAGGCCGAGGCCAAGAAGCAAGCAGAGGAGCGGCGGCGCTACACACTCAAGattgtggaggaggaggccaaGAAGGAGTTTGAAGAGAACCGGCGCACACTGGCTGCCCTCGAGGCCCTGGACACTGATGGAGAGAACGAGGAGGAAGAGTACGAAGCCTGGAAAGTCCGAGAGCTGAAGCGCATcaagagggacagagaggcCCGAGAAAC catggagagggagaaggctGAAATCGACAGATTCCACAGCTTAACGGAGGAGGAGCGGCGGGCCGAGCTCCGCAACAACAGCAAGGTCGTCACCAACAAAGCCGCCAAAGGCAAATACAAGTTCCTTCAGAAGTATTACCACAGAGGCGCCTTCTTCATG gatgaggaggatgatgtgTACAAGAGAGATTTCAGCGCTCCTACTCTGGAGGATCACTTCAACAAAACCATCTTACCCAAAGTCATGCAG GTCAAAAACTTTGGTCGGTCTGGACGTACCAAGTACACCCACCTGGTGGACCAGGACACCACGTCATTCGACTCAGCCTGGGCTCAGGAGACCGCTCAGAACACCAAGTTCTTTAAGCAAAAGGCAGCAGGCGTGAGGGACGTGTTTGACCGGCCCAGCATGAACAAGAGGAAGACTTAA